One stretch of Amycolatopsis sp. NBC_00345 DNA includes these proteins:
- a CDS encoding S1 family peptidase, with product MRKILLAILGAAGLLFALAAPASAAQPYIIGGGDATETYSFMVSLDNGCGGSLVSPQWIVTAHHCGDASQGRIGSTDINSGGEVGQIDDVTTDPGTDLTMMHLSQPVQAAPVSLAQDNPAAGTSARLLGWGCVSWPDCQTPSTLQQIDLTVLDSAECADGGGGAGDVCISGDQAHSACHGDSGGPAVIGSSGKWTLVGETHGPGDNGGECATSTLYTGIAQYLTWINQQIGS from the coding sequence ATGCGTAAGATCCTGCTGGCCATACTGGGTGCGGCCGGCCTGCTGTTCGCGCTCGCGGCGCCGGCGTCCGCGGCGCAGCCGTACATCATCGGCGGCGGCGACGCCACCGAGACGTATTCGTTCATGGTGTCGCTGGACAACGGCTGCGGTGGCAGCCTGGTCTCGCCGCAGTGGATCGTCACCGCACACCACTGCGGCGACGCGTCGCAGGGGAGGATCGGGTCCACCGACATCAATTCCGGCGGTGAAGTCGGCCAGATCGACGACGTGACCACCGATCCGGGCACCGATCTCACCATGATGCACCTGAGCCAGCCGGTCCAGGCGGCGCCGGTTTCGCTGGCGCAGGACAACCCGGCCGCGGGAACGAGCGCCCGGCTGCTCGGCTGGGGCTGTGTCAGCTGGCCCGACTGCCAGACTCCGTCGACCCTGCAGCAGATCGACCTCACCGTCCTCGACAGCGCGGAGTGCGCGGACGGCGGCGGGGGAGCGGGCGACGTCTGCATTTCCGGTGACCAGGCGCATTCCGCGTGCCACGGTGATTCCGGCGGGCCCGCCGTCATCGGCTCCTCCGGCAAGTGGACGCTGGTCGGCGAGACCCACGGGCCCGGCGACAACGGGGGCGAATGCGCCACCAGCACCCTCTACACCGGCATCGCGCAGTACCTGACGTGGATCAACCAGCAGATCGGCAGCTGA
- a CDS encoding S1 family peptidase produces the protein MVLAAGAVFASSGSAEAAPSASPLNVRAATAVAARMATLLGDRTVGSFYDQAGSRLVVTVTDPAAADQVRAAGVTPKLVSYRASQLKAVTAELGRSARIAGTAWRVDPRTGQVLVTADSSVSGTDLAKLDSVVRGFGAKARLARTTTRLRPLISGGDAIWGQGLRCSLGFNVHDANGNPAMITAGHCGVATNDWWADSGNSQHIATTQAADFPGTDYSWAAYDSGVDSPSAVNTGQEITGAGDATVGENVTRSGSTSGVHTGTVTALDATVNYEEGSVSGLIDTDVCAEPGDSGGAMFDGSTALGLTSGGSGDCESGGETFFQPVPAALSAYGLTLP, from the coding sequence GTGGTTCTGGCCGCCGGAGCCGTATTCGCCTCCTCCGGCTCCGCGGAGGCCGCGCCTTCGGCGAGCCCGCTCAATGTCCGTGCCGCGACCGCCGTGGCCGCCAGGATGGCGACGCTGCTCGGTGACCGCACGGTGGGCTCCTTCTACGACCAGGCCGGTTCACGGCTGGTGGTCACGGTCACCGACCCGGCGGCCGCCGATCAGGTTCGCGCGGCCGGGGTCACCCCGAAACTCGTCAGCTACCGGGCCTCCCAGCTGAAAGCGGTCACGGCGGAACTGGGCCGCTCGGCCCGGATCGCCGGCACGGCGTGGCGCGTGGACCCGCGAACCGGGCAGGTGCTGGTCACCGCCGACTCGTCGGTCTCCGGGACCGACCTCGCGAAGCTGGACAGCGTGGTGCGCGGCTTCGGCGCCAAGGCCAGGCTGGCCCGCACCACCACCCGGCTGCGCCCGCTGATCAGCGGCGGCGACGCGATCTGGGGACAGGGCCTGCGCTGTTCGCTGGGCTTCAACGTGCACGACGCGAACGGGAACCCTGCGATGATCACCGCCGGGCACTGCGGCGTCGCCACCAACGACTGGTGGGCCGACTCCGGCAACTCCCAGCACATCGCGACCACCCAGGCGGCCGACTTCCCCGGCACCGATTATTCCTGGGCCGCTTACGATTCCGGCGTCGACTCCCCCAGCGCCGTGAACACCGGGCAGGAGATCACCGGCGCCGGCGACGCGACGGTCGGCGAAAACGTCACCCGCAGCGGCTCGACCAGCGGCGTGCACACCGGCACCGTCACCGCGCTCGACGCCACCGTGAACTACGAGGAAGGCAGTGTCAGCGGCCTGATCGACACCGACGTCTGCGCCGAACCCGGCGACAGCGGCGGCGCCATGTTCGACGGGTCGACCGCACTCGGGCTGACCTCCGGCGGCAGCGGCGACTGCGAATCCGGCGGCGAAACCTTCTTCCAGCCCGTGCCCGCCGCGCTCAGCGCCTACGGCCTGACCCTGCCGTGA